One part of the Amphiura filiformis chromosome 5, Afil_fr2py, whole genome shotgun sequence genome encodes these proteins:
- the LOC140151872 gene encoding uncharacterized protein, with translation MWHRESLIDMSKVKQFTGRTTDHNLELISTCARSGPSFTSKTLTTLMRMPINIRFILFPFTTCMYACIYGLVKTVMIKGIFHIVFRSLDVIEYLLDLHDAITKKVEKCDREKEVCDKQDSDVIQYLVDVNLNQDKKDKCTEHVSFIVAQTQFESDLEDQVMTFDQVISNECNGFDSNNGKFSCPIPGVYAFFFSNTNYGDKDVVSLIQDDVLVDASLYGNNGGNKVGDQVSRMAVLQLKKNDQVWLKCAKNADVKTEHLKFATFSGFLLYEQ, from the exons ATGTGGCATAGAGAATCACTTATAGATATGTCAAAGGTGAAACAGTTTACAGGAAGAACAACAGACCATAACCTAGAGCTAATATCTACCTGTGCCAGGAGCGGACCATCATTTACAAGCAAGACATTGACAACATTGATGAGAATGCCTATAAATATTAGGTTCATACTGTTCCCTTtcactacatgtatgtatgcaTGTATATATGGTTTAGTGAAAACAGTAATGATAAAAG gtaTATTTCACATAGTTTTTCGCTCCTTGGACGTCATTGAATATCTCCTTGACCTGCACGATGCTATCACAAAGAAAGTAGAGAAATGTGATCGGGAAAAAGAAGTTTGTGACAAACAAGACTCTGATGTCATTCAATATCTAGTTGATGTGAATTTAAATCAAGACAAGAAAGATAAATGTACCGAACATGTGTCCTTTATAGTTGCACAAACTCAATTTGAATCAGACTTAGAGGACCAggtcatgacctttgaccaggtCATCTCAAATGAATGCAATGGATTTGATAGCAACAATGGAAAGTTTAGTTGCCCGATTCCAGGAGTGTATGCGTTCTTCTTCAGCAACACTAATTACGGAGATAAAGATGTTGTTTCACTGATCCAGGATGATGTTCTTGTTGATGCATCTTTGTATGGAAATAATGGAGGCAACAAGGTGGGGGATCAGGTCAGCCGTATGGCTGTGTTGCAGCTGAAGAAGAATGACCAAGTTTGGTTGAAATGTGCCAAAAATGCTGATGTCAAAACTGAACATCTcaaatttgcaactttttctggtTTCTTGCTTTATGAACAATAA